One Chryseobacterium sp. StRB126 genomic region harbors:
- a CDS encoding YifB family Mg chelatase-like AAA ATPase, producing MLIKIYGSAIHGVAAQTITIEVNVDTGGVGYHLVGLPDNAIKESSYRISAALKNVGYKIPGKKITINMAPADLRKEGAAYDLSIAIGILAASDQILAEETQNYIIMGELSLDGSLQPIKGVLPIAIQAREEGFKGIILPIQNAREAAIVSDLDVYGVENIKQVIDFFNEGKPIEKVILDTQKEFHERINDFPFDFSEVKGQETAKRAMEVAAAGGHNIILIGPPGSGKTMLAKRVPSILPPLTLKEALETTKIHSVAGKIGTEASLMTFRPFRAPHHTISDVALVGGGSYPQPGEISLAHNGVLFLDEMPEFKRTVLEVMRQPLEDREVTISRARFTVNYPASFMLVASMNPSPSGFFPDDPNNTSSVYEMQRYMNKLSGPLLDRIDIHIEVQKVEFEQLSEKRKGEKSKDIRDRVLKARDIQNKRYENLNISSNAQIGPKEIEAYCELDETSFSLIKLAMEKLNLSGRAYDRILKVARTIADLEESENIMSYHISEAIQYRSLDREFWNG from the coding sequence ATGCTGATCAAAATTTATGGCAGTGCTATTCATGGCGTTGCTGCCCAGACAATAACTATTGAAGTAAATGTAGATACCGGCGGAGTAGGATACCATTTGGTGGGACTTCCCGATAATGCCATCAAAGAAAGCAGTTACAGAATTTCTGCTGCACTGAAAAATGTAGGATATAAAATTCCAGGAAAAAAGATTACGATTAATATGGCTCCTGCAGATCTGAGAAAAGAAGGGGCTGCCTATGATCTGAGTATCGCGATTGGAATATTAGCTGCTTCAGATCAGATTCTGGCTGAGGAAACGCAGAACTACATCATTATGGGTGAACTTTCGTTAGACGGAAGCCTGCAGCCTATTAAAGGTGTGTTACCTATAGCAATTCAAGCTCGGGAAGAAGGTTTTAAAGGAATTATTCTTCCTATTCAAAATGCTAGGGAAGCAGCTATTGTTAGCGATCTTGATGTATATGGAGTGGAAAATATAAAGCAGGTTATTGATTTTTTTAATGAAGGGAAACCTATTGAGAAAGTAATATTGGATACTCAAAAAGAGTTCCATGAAAGGATCAATGATTTTCCGTTTGATTTTTCAGAAGTTAAAGGTCAGGAAACAGCCAAAAGAGCTATGGAAGTAGCGGCTGCAGGCGGACATAATATCATTCTGATCGGACCTCCCGGTAGCGGAAAAACCATGCTGGCCAAAAGAGTTCCTAGTATCTTACCTCCATTAACCTTAAAAGAAGCTCTGGAAACCACAAAAATTCATTCTGTAGCAGGAAAAATAGGAACAGAAGCTTCATTAATGACTTTTCGTCCCTTCCGGGCCCCACATCACACAATTTCAGATGTGGCCCTTGTAGGTGGGGGAAGTTATCCTCAGCCGGGAGAAATTTCACTGGCCCATAATGGGGTTTTATTTCTGGATGAAATGCCGGAATTCAAAAGAACAGTGCTGGAAGTGATGAGGCAGCCTTTGGAAGATCGTGAAGTAACGATTTCAAGGGCCCGGTTTACCGTCAATTATCCGGCAAGTTTTATGCTGGTAGCTTCTATGAATCCAAGTCCAAGCGGGTTTTTTCCTGATGATCCCAATAATACCTCATCTGTTTACGAAATGCAGCGATACATGAATAAACTTTCAGGGCCGCTTTTAGATAGAATTGACATCCATATCGAAGTCCAGAAAGTAGAATTTGAACAGCTTTCCGAAAAAAGGAAAGGAGAAAAAAGTAAAGACATCAGAGACCGCGTACTCAAAGCACGAGATATTCAGAATAAAAGATATGAGAACCTCAATATCAGCAGTAATGCCCAAATAGGACCTAAGGAAATTGAGGCGTATTGTGAACTGGATGAAACTTCTTTCAGTCTCATCAAATTAGCTATGGAGAAACTCAATCTTTCTGGAAGAGCTTATGACAGGATCCTTAAAGTTGCCAGAACAATAGCGGACCTTGAAGAATCTGAAAATATTATGTCTTATCATATTTCTGAAGCCATACAATACAGAAGTCTGGACCGGGAATTCTGGAATGGATAA
- a CDS encoding Na+/H+ antiporter has protein sequence MAEIEKIIWISIILIVIISVKEKLKLALPLLLLSAGLILSLTKLVPSIDMSPEMIFYVVLPPILFDAAWNTSIPEFKKELSKISLLAVGLVFLTTTIIACIAHSIIPGFSWPLAFILGAIISPPDAIAATSITKGLPLPKKLVTILEGESLLNDASALIAYKCALIAILSGAFSFWNAGFQFITISLGGIIVGLVIGYGFLKLNRFLNGNSNAETFVIILLPFATYSMAEHLECSGVLAVVVLGMFLSWNSFSLFRTNSRIQMNHFWDVIIFVLNGLVFLILGMQLPQIIADIPHSELPVLILYGLLIFGVLIVIRLFVIFTFPLFSGNKVKKETGFFSQAKKEYIILSWSGMRGVVSLAAALAMPLEDHDGVLIAQRSTILFITFVVIIFTLLIQGLTLPNLIKLIKPTEEEDKNEKELNILLIDQSLSFLENKKGDHSITEGIVSGMIDKLKKEETELYQNENSEPTDHIEWRKAYFNIEIQLIEFQRKELIKNYYKGEYSLEVIRKKEWELDFWATTVYHEMETLEYKN, from the coding sequence ATGGCAGAAATTGAAAAAATTATATGGATCTCTATTATTCTCATTGTTATTATTTCAGTAAAAGAAAAGCTCAAACTTGCGCTTCCTCTTTTACTTTTATCAGCAGGTCTTATTTTAAGTCTTACAAAGCTGGTTCCTTCTATAGATATGAGTCCGGAGATGATCTTTTATGTGGTTTTACCTCCTATTTTATTTGACGCAGCATGGAATACTTCTATTCCTGAATTTAAAAAAGAGCTTTCCAAAATATCCCTTCTTGCAGTAGGTTTGGTTTTCCTAACCACGACCATCATTGCATGTATTGCTCACAGTATTATTCCAGGTTTTTCGTGGCCATTGGCTTTTATTTTGGGAGCCATTATTTCCCCACCGGATGCTATAGCGGCAACCAGCATTACAAAAGGTCTTCCTTTACCTAAAAAGCTGGTTACCATCCTTGAAGGAGAAAGTCTTCTGAATGATGCATCAGCCCTTATTGCTTATAAATGTGCATTGATTGCTATTCTAAGTGGAGCTTTTTCTTTCTGGAATGCTGGTTTTCAATTTATAACCATCAGCTTAGGCGGAATTATTGTGGGCCTAGTGATAGGGTATGGATTCCTGAAACTGAACCGATTTTTGAACGGAAACAGTAATGCAGAAACCTTTGTGATTATTTTATTACCATTTGCCACTTACAGCATGGCTGAACATCTGGAATGCTCAGGAGTGCTGGCCGTTGTAGTCTTGGGTATGTTTCTTTCATGGAATTCTTTTTCTCTTTTCAGGACCAACAGCAGAATACAGATGAACCACTTCTGGGACGTTATCATATTTGTTCTGAACGGGTTGGTATTTCTGATTCTTGGGATGCAGCTTCCTCAGATTATTGCAGATATTCCTCATTCTGAGCTGCCAGTTCTAATTCTGTATGGTCTTCTCATCTTTGGAGTTCTTATTGTGATTAGGCTGTTTGTCATCTTTACATTTCCATTATTTTCAGGGAATAAAGTCAAAAAAGAAACAGGATTCTTTTCACAGGCGAAAAAGGAATATATTATCTTATCATGGTCAGGAATGAGAGGTGTTGTGTCATTAGCCGCCGCACTCGCAATGCCTTTAGAGGATCATGATGGAGTCTTAATTGCCCAGAGAAGCACCATCCTTTTTATCACATTTGTGGTCATCATTTTCACTTTACTCATCCAGGGTTTGACTTTACCCAATCTGATAAAGCTTATCAAGCCCACTGAAGAGGAAGACAAGAATGAAAAAGAGCTGAACATCCTTTTAATTGACCAGTCCCTTTCCTTTTTGGAAAATAAGAAAGGGGATCATTCTATCACTGAGGGGATTGTTTCCGGAATGATTGACAAATTGAAAAAGGAAGAAACGGAGCTATATCAAAACGAAAATTCTGAGCCTACTGACCATATAGAATGGAGAAAAGCCTATTTCAATATTGAAATTCAGCTTATAGAATTTCAACGGAAGGAACTTATTAAAAATTATTACAAAGGTGAATACTCACTTGAAGTGATCCGCAAAAAAGAGTGGGAATTAGACTTTTGGGCCACTACCGTTTATCATGAAATGGAAACATTAGAGTATAAAAATTAG
- the ribB gene encoding 3,4-dihydroxy-2-butanone-4-phosphate synthase: protein MENMLKIFGENSTDRVENAIQELQAGKGVLLIDNEDRENEGDLIFSAEHMNEEDMMQMIRYCSGVVCLCLTHEKADELQLPYMVPDNSSPHQTPFTVSIDARKGATTGLSAADRVAAVKAVISEDAQPDDLVRPGHVFPLRAHNDGVLGRNGHTEGSIDLMRLAGLKPMSVLCELMNDDGTMSRLPQIVVFALKHDLMVLSIEDIIEYRQMHTSDNLLEENVLQ, encoded by the coding sequence ATGGAAAATATGTTAAAAATATTTGGCGAAAATTCCACAGACCGAGTTGAAAACGCAATCCAGGAATTGCAGGCAGGAAAAGGAGTTTTACTGATCGACAATGAAGATCGTGAAAATGAAGGCGATCTTATTTTCTCTGCAGAACATATGAATGAGGAAGATATGATGCAAATGATCCGGTATTGCAGCGGAGTCGTTTGCCTATGTCTCACCCATGAAAAAGCTGATGAATTGCAGCTTCCCTATATGGTACCCGATAATTCAAGTCCACATCAAACCCCTTTTACGGTTTCTATAGACGCCAGAAAAGGAGCTACAACCGGGCTTTCAGCAGCAGACAGAGTTGCAGCGGTGAAAGCTGTTATTTCTGAAGATGCACAACCAGATGACCTGGTTCGTCCCGGGCATGTCTTTCCTTTAAGAGCGCATAATGATGGTGTTTTGGGAAGAAACGGCCATACGGAAGGAAGTATAGATCTGATGCGCCTGGCCGGATTAAAACCTATGTCTGTTTTATGTGAGCTGATGAATGATGACGGAACCATGTCCAGGCTCCCGCAGATTGTTGTGTTTGCCCTAAAGCATGATTTAATGGTTTTATCCATAGAAGATATCATCGAATACAGACAAATGCACACTTCGGATAACTTATTAGAAGAAAATGTTTTACAATAA